The following proteins are encoded in a genomic region of Natrinema sp. DC36:
- a CDS encoding enoyl-CoA hydratase-related protein: MSDSIDTEFADRVVTITMNEPERGNPLSRDDYLAIYDALQAARDTEARCVVLEGAGDAFSSGFDVESMGESDAEDGSLHDTVEQIQRHEHRLVREIITHPLPVIGKIDGPAIGDAAGFAIACDVPLASERTRIGFSHVRFGLSMDCGISYVLPRLVGRGLAMELTMTGRIVDGDRARDLGLVNHVFPTDEFEERADEIVAEIANGPPIALKHIKELIRTSHETSLDDALANEATRQTIVFETEDYQRAVEALRCGEEPEFRGQ; this comes from the coding sequence ATGTCGGACAGTATCGATACCGAGTTCGCCGATCGCGTCGTCACGATCACGATGAACGAGCCCGAACGAGGGAATCCCCTCTCTCGAGACGATTATCTTGCGATCTACGACGCGCTGCAGGCGGCGCGCGACACCGAGGCGCGGTGTGTCGTGCTGGAGGGTGCCGGGGACGCGTTCTCGTCGGGGTTCGACGTGGAGTCGATGGGTGAGTCGGACGCCGAAGACGGGTCGTTACACGACACCGTCGAGCAAATTCAGCGCCACGAGCACAGGCTCGTCCGGGAGATCATCACCCATCCGCTCCCCGTCATCGGGAAGATCGACGGGCCGGCCATCGGCGATGCGGCGGGGTTCGCCATCGCGTGCGACGTTCCGCTCGCGAGCGAGAGAACCAGGATCGGCTTTTCGCACGTTCGTTTCGGCCTGAGCATGGACTGTGGCATCTCGTACGTCCTCCCCCGACTCGTCGGTCGCGGACTCGCCATGGAACTGACGATGACCGGCCGGATCGTCGACGGCGACCGCGCTCGCGACCTCGGACTCGTCAATCACGTCTTCCCGACCGACGAGTTCGAGGAGCGGGCCGACGAGATCGTCGCGGAGATCGCGAACGGGCCGCCGATCGCTCTCAAACACATCAAGGAGCTCATCAGGACGAGTCACGAAACGAGCCTCGACGACGCGCTGGCAAACGAGGCGACGCGGCAGACGATCGTCTTCGAGACCGAGGACTACCAACGCGCGGTCGAGGCGC
- a CDS encoding DUF3194 domain-containing protein: MSTDEPSDETVVQTAADAAEGVIFSQYKQSDVRDYDVTVVFEDGVLEVDVYLNAPDDEANPDQVADDAALAAREAVDDLFGEQ; the protein is encoded by the coding sequence ATGTCGACCGACGAGCCGTCTGACGAGACCGTCGTCCAGACGGCAGCCGACGCTGCAGAGGGCGTGATCTTCTCGCAGTACAAACAATCCGACGTGCGCGATTACGACGTGACCGTCGTTTTCGAGGACGGCGTTCTCGAGGTCGACGTCTACCTCAACGCGCCCGACGACGAAGCCAATCCCGACCAAGTCGCCGACGACGCAGCGCTCGCGGCTCGAGAGGCGGTCGACGACCTGTTCGGCGAACAGTAA
- a CDS encoding prefoldin subunit beta: protein MQGNLPPEAQEKIEQLQDLQETAQEVAVQKQEAESGLTDAQNALDELENIDEGTTMYRNVGELLVETDYDQAEEDLEDKVDTLEIRLETLEKQEERVQDQFESLQSELEEMLGGGGGMGGPAGPGGPGAGGA from the coding sequence ATGCAAGGAAACCTGCCGCCCGAAGCACAGGAGAAAATCGAGCAGCTACAGGATCTTCAGGAGACGGCACAGGAAGTCGCCGTCCAGAAACAGGAAGCGGAGTCGGGACTCACCGACGCCCAGAACGCCCTCGACGAACTCGAGAACATCGACGAGGGAACGACCATGTACCGGAACGTCGGCGAACTCCTCGTCGAGACTGACTACGACCAGGCCGAGGAGGACCTCGAGGACAAGGTCGACACGCTCGAGATCCGCCTCGAGACGCTCGAGAAGCAAGAAGAGCGCGTGCAGGACCAGTTCGAGAGCCTCCAGAGCGAACTCGAGGAGATGCTCGGCGGTGGCGGCGGCATGGGCGGTCCGGCCGGCCCCGGCGGCCCGGGCGCTGGCGGCGCATAA
- a CDS encoding DUF2243 domain-containing protein, with the protein MAERDETWLGLRRDAKPLVVAGLALGVGLGGFFDGIVFHQILQIHNMLSSYPDSSVATDLELNVMADGFFHLATYTFTIIGLVLFSRAWRFHPVPKSGRILLGAVIMGWGVFNVVEGLVNHQLLGLHHVWPAGPGPIILWDAAFLVWGALFTVGGYLVIRTDSAAAPGASDEAVASDGSGSK; encoded by the coding sequence ATGGCCGAACGTGACGAGACGTGGCTCGGATTGCGACGGGACGCCAAGCCGCTGGTGGTCGCCGGCCTCGCACTCGGAGTGGGGCTTGGCGGCTTCTTCGACGGGATCGTCTTCCACCAGATTCTCCAGATTCACAACATGCTATCGTCGTATCCCGACTCGAGCGTCGCGACGGATCTGGAGCTCAACGTCATGGCCGACGGATTCTTTCACCTCGCGACGTACACCTTCACGATCATCGGTCTCGTCCTCTTTTCTCGCGCGTGGCGGTTCCATCCGGTGCCGAAATCCGGACGCATCTTGCTCGGCGCGGTGATCATGGGCTGGGGCGTGTTCAACGTCGTCGAGGGACTCGTCAACCACCAGCTACTCGGGCTTCACCACGTCTGGCCCGCCGGTCCCGGCCCGATCATCCTGTGGGACGCAGCGTTCTTGGTCTGGGGTGCGCTCTTCACCGTCGGCGGCTATCTCGTGATTCGGACCGACAGCGCCGCCGCGCCGGGGGCCAGCGACGAGGCGGTTGCGTCGGACGGCAGCGGCTCGAAGTAG
- a CDS encoding KEOPS complex subunit Pcc1: MASHDATLEFEFETPSRARLVAESVAREIGEIDDERSRTALERDGRDILIEIVAADVIALRAALNTWFSLIDVAERTADAGERVLESR, encoded by the coding sequence GTGGCTTCTCACGACGCGACCCTCGAGTTCGAGTTCGAGACGCCGTCGCGCGCCCGACTCGTCGCCGAGAGCGTCGCTCGCGAAATCGGCGAGATCGACGACGAGCGCTCGCGGACGGCCCTCGAGCGAGACGGACGGGATATCCTGATCGAGATCGTCGCCGCCGACGTGATCGCGCTACGGGCGGCGCTGAACACCTGGTTTTCGCTGATCGACGTGGCGGAACGGACCGCCGACGCGGGCGAGCGCGTTCTCGAGTCGCGGTAA
- a CDS encoding DNA-directed RNA polymerase subunit P, whose amino-acid sequence MSYKCSRCKRDVQLDEYGGVRCPYCGHRVLLKERSRDVKEVDVR is encoded by the coding sequence ATGAGTTACAAATGCTCCCGCTGTAAACGCGACGTCCAGCTCGACGAGTACGGCGGCGTCCGCTGTCCCTACTGCGGTCACCGCGTGCTCCTGAAAGAACGCAGCCGCGACGTCAAGGAAGTCGACGTCCGGTAA
- a CDS encoding 50S ribosomal protein L37ae: MANKGEVGSAGRFGARYGRVARRRVSEIEDDMKNAEVDGDDVTRVGTGIWKNEETGEVFTGGAYRPETPAGRTVKRSIRAALAEDTEDE; this comes from the coding sequence ATGGCCAACAAAGGAGAGGTCGGTAGCGCCGGTCGGTTCGGAGCCCGCTACGGCCGCGTCGCACGACGCCGCGTCAGCGAGATCGAAGACGACATGAAGAACGCCGAAGTCGACGGCGACGACGTCACCCGCGTCGGCACCGGCATCTGGAAGAACGAGGAGACCGGCGAAGTCTTCACCGGCGGCGCGTACCGCCCCGAGACCCCCGCCGGCCGCACCGTCAAGCGCTCCATCCGCGCTGCCCTCGCAGAAGACACCGAGGACGAGTAA
- a CDS encoding DUF2103 domain-containing protein has translation MECRHCASPLEKPGDFCLVCREANTEAIVLEAARDRATITMLAGEPDEPTDRDSEADRDELVLGETTITTTPEDGENEPIELRNFAGLIGDEIRRKRPEEVYAGGVRTVIRAVRNDTHHSFYRVDDDDPVRAVLERRGNRALDVVETPPAEKIGGSHTTLIGGRTGMRAIRTVADHPHVKKVIPGPIDAGGKGSQSGMRAKVTRADDGGNVRMLLRDGSSVQENRVVTTARDREMGERIREDLNDVLTDAEFQ, from the coding sequence ATGGAGTGTCGCCACTGCGCATCGCCCCTCGAGAAACCCGGGGACTTCTGTCTGGTCTGTCGGGAGGCCAACACCGAGGCGATCGTTCTCGAGGCGGCGCGCGACAGAGCGACCATCACGATGCTCGCCGGCGAACCCGACGAGCCGACCGACCGCGATTCCGAAGCCGACCGCGACGAGCTAGTACTCGGCGAGACGACGATCACGACGACGCCGGAAGACGGCGAGAACGAGCCGATCGAACTCCGGAACTTCGCGGGCCTGATCGGCGACGAAATACGTCGGAAACGTCCCGAGGAGGTCTACGCCGGCGGCGTCCGGACGGTGATTCGCGCCGTTCGAAATGACACCCACCACTCGTTCTATCGCGTCGACGACGACGATCCGGTTCGGGCGGTCCTCGAGCGCCGCGGGAATCGCGCGCTCGACGTCGTCGAGACGCCGCCGGCCGAGAAAATCGGCGGCAGCCACACGACGCTCATCGGGGGGCGGACCGGGATGCGGGCCATTCGGACCGTCGCGGACCATCCGCACGTCAAGAAGGTGATTCCCGGCCCGATCGACGCCGGTGGCAAGGGCTCTCAGTCCGGCATGCGCGCGAAGGTGACCCGCGCCGACGACGGCGGCAACGTGCGGATGCTGTTGCGGGACGGCTCGAGCGTCCAGGAAAACCGCGTCGTGACGACCGCCCGCGATCGAGAGATGGGCGAGCGGATCCGCGAGGATTTGAACGACGTGCTCACGGACGCGGAGTTTCAGTAG
- a CDS encoding Ig-like domain-containing protein, giving the protein MYGHTSHEPSENDDPENDDPENDARSTERAGVRRMASDTDRAVSPVIGAILMFALALALLAVLQMTAIPALNEGLEFQHNERVQTDVRGIAGTIDRVAATGSEETVSIEAGLRYPPRLFFVNPPPVSGTVRTTEPDTLEIANAAAAGETGDYWNGTPRTFETRSLEYAPDYNEYGSAPVTVSEPWVVYDRFDGTNRAETEQNLVDGRRIDFVALEGERSVSRAGDVSIGVEPTSAPARTVTVRDDGEPVTLTVPTRLTENEWADLLADELDSAGEPDDGRYVRSIDCQRAPPDPCGKLTLALEQGATYELRLGAVALGSGVSEEKAAYLTDVDGNATAIPEGGRQRLVVEARDRFDNPVSGVTVTGSADGDGTVRAVQSVTDVEGRATFVYDAPDDINRTRDVEPTLRFGEGSSREVAFDIRVTDRDGGSNSDGGGSTDGGESSDTEPSVTITDIAPNTGGNDRYDVTLDATDPDGNLRRVRFELRDPDEPETAAAIDAIQVTLNDDDGDAVTATRELRARGSERLASYRIVVTATDADGTVASAERTVSGG; this is encoded by the coding sequence ATGTACGGACATACCTCCCACGAGCCGTCCGAGAACGACGATCCCGAGAACGACGATCCCGAGAACGACGCACGGTCGACGGAACGTGCGGGCGTGCGAAGGATGGCTTCCGACACTGATCGCGCCGTCTCACCCGTTATCGGCGCGATATTGATGTTCGCACTCGCGCTCGCGTTGCTCGCAGTCCTCCAGATGACGGCGATTCCGGCGTTGAACGAGGGACTCGAGTTCCAGCACAACGAACGGGTCCAGACGGACGTAAGGGGCATCGCCGGGACTATCGATCGAGTCGCCGCGACCGGGTCCGAGGAGACGGTCTCGATCGAGGCCGGGCTTCGCTACCCGCCCCGGCTGTTCTTCGTCAATCCGCCACCCGTCTCCGGGACGGTCCGGACGACGGAGCCCGACACGCTCGAGATCGCCAACGCGGCCGCCGCCGGCGAGACCGGCGACTACTGGAACGGAACGCCGCGGACGTTCGAGACCCGATCGCTCGAGTACGCGCCGGACTACAACGAGTACGGGAGCGCGCCGGTGACGGTCTCCGAGCCGTGGGTCGTCTACGATCGATTCGACGGGACGAACCGAGCCGAGACAGAGCAGAATCTCGTCGACGGCCGCCGGATCGATTTCGTCGCGCTCGAGGGCGAACGCTCCGTCTCGCGGGCGGGGGATGTCTCGATCGGCGTCGAACCGACTAGCGCGCCGGCCCGGACGGTGACGGTCCGCGACGACGGCGAACCGGTCACGCTGACGGTCCCCACCCGGCTCACCGAAAACGAGTGGGCCGATCTCCTGGCAGACGAACTCGACTCGGCGGGCGAGCCGGACGACGGCCGGTACGTGAGGAGTATCGACTGTCAGCGAGCGCCGCCGGACCCCTGCGGGAAGTTGACGCTGGCGCTCGAGCAGGGAGCCACTTACGAACTCCGACTCGGGGCCGTCGCCCTCGGTAGCGGGGTGAGCGAGGAGAAGGCGGCGTACCTCACCGACGTCGACGGCAACGCGACGGCGATCCCGGAGGGCGGTCGCCAGCGGCTCGTCGTCGAGGCGCGCGATCGGTTCGACAACCCCGTTAGCGGTGTTACCGTGACCGGGAGTGCCGACGGTGACGGCACCGTTCGGGCGGTCCAGTCCGTCACCGACGTCGAGGGACGCGCGACGTTCGTCTACGACGCTCCCGACGACATCAACCGGACTCGAGACGTCGAGCCGACGCTTCGTTTCGGCGAGGGTTCGTCTCGAGAGGTCGCGTTCGATATCCGTGTGACGGATCGCGACGGCGGTTCGAATTCCGACGGCGGCGGATCGACCGACGGTGGCGAGAGCTCCGATACCGAACCGAGCGTGACGATCACCGATATCGCTCCGAACACCGGCGGGAACGATCGCTACGATGTCACCCTCGACGCGACCGATCCGGACGGCAACCTCCGGCGCGTTCGGTTCGAACTCCGCGACCCCGACGAGCCCGAGACGGCCGCGGCTATCGATGCGATCCAGGTAACTCTGAACGATGACGACGGCGATGCCGTAACCGCGACCAGGGAGTTGCGCGCTCGAGGGAGTGAGCGGCTCGCGTCGTATCGGATCGTCGTTACCGCTACCGACGCGGATGGAACCGTCGCGAGCGCCGAGCGGACTGTCAGCGGCGGGTAA
- a CDS encoding type II secretion system F family protein codes for MTERDRSGSDDERERSDDDVDHRWSESGADRDQSNGDADRDRSDGDVDTASVGDDIGPDDDPERDTDEAAFREPSLDRKTAAAVLEDAFDDEPTVSFESDSNDSFDEAGDGRRAELDDAEPEPEEVLSQPLAEERELGAAEQRELRDSYGRIRTFFKTRPERYRGLQRLLKQARVRDTYDTYLTDSVKLAVIAAIAAGIVANAALVVLAVTGTWFDVLEPLFGLSGRTRDAFLTNPLLVAALLVPLGCSLAAGGAVWVGRNYYYPRSVVAARRRSIALNLPYAITFMYALSSGGMNFIDVCRRLGDSEEVYGEVANEFDLVVREIDLFGNDLLQALDNVRLLTPSDDFRRFLDDLLGVLDSGGDLETFFEEESEETLDDALEEQASFIETLGVLSEVFVVAFVAAPLFLIVVLMVVSFLGAETVGLIAGLVYVVFPLAMVGFLLTVDLLSRPYQEPTASLAVEDERTIRTERVEDDPRFPAYRQSRRETGLRAFLSDPFRAIRRRPVLSLGLTIPAAIAVVGVGVWVGLVEPTVAGFLTTPLRTTVGLVVLPLVTATAPLLLLHERERRRTNVITERFPDVLSILASANQMGVDVVDAFDLVTRWASGTLAEELRRVRNDVAWNHDLTQALLGFADRLNVPQLTRTMTLVAEGSRSSGDLHGLLEIAARNTRAQAKLARQRRREVGSYVAIVVIGFLVYLLVIVMVSASYLAPIAEIAAESGTTAAEGPVSLGAIPVETYELLFLHSALIQGFGSGLIAGKLAENDVLSGLKYGLGLVVLTVVAFFFLV; via the coding sequence GTGACCGAGCGCGACCGGTCCGGCAGTGATGATGAACGCGAGCGGTCCGATGACGATGTGGACCACAGGTGGTCCGAAAGCGGTGCCGACCGCGATCAATCCAACGGCGATGCCGACCGCGATCGGTCCGACGGTGATGTCGACACCGCCTCGGTCGGTGACGATATCGGCCCCGATGACGATCCCGAGCGCGATACGGACGAAGCCGCGTTCCGCGAGCCGTCCCTCGATCGGAAGACGGCCGCGGCCGTTCTCGAGGACGCGTTCGACGACGAGCCGACGGTCTCGTTCGAGTCGGATTCGAACGACTCGTTCGACGAGGCGGGTGACGGACGCCGAGCGGAACTGGACGACGCTGAACCGGAGCCCGAGGAGGTGCTCAGTCAGCCCCTCGCCGAGGAGCGGGAACTCGGCGCGGCGGAGCAACGCGAACTCAGGGATTCGTACGGGCGTATTCGGACGTTTTTCAAGACGCGACCGGAGCGATACCGCGGTCTCCAGCGGCTGCTCAAGCAGGCCCGCGTCCGGGATACCTACGATACGTATCTGACCGATAGCGTCAAATTGGCGGTGATCGCCGCGATCGCCGCTGGAATCGTCGCCAACGCCGCGCTCGTCGTGCTGGCGGTCACCGGCACGTGGTTCGACGTTCTCGAGCCGCTTTTCGGACTCTCCGGCCGGACGCGGGACGCCTTCCTGACGAATCCGCTGCTCGTCGCCGCGCTGCTCGTTCCCCTGGGCTGTTCGCTCGCCGCCGGCGGTGCCGTCTGGGTCGGCCGGAACTACTACTATCCGCGGAGCGTCGTCGCCGCGAGGCGGCGGAGCATCGCGCTCAACCTTCCCTACGCGATCACGTTCATGTACGCGCTGTCCAGCGGCGGAATGAACTTCATCGACGTGTGTCGTCGACTCGGGGACAGCGAGGAGGTCTACGGCGAGGTCGCAAACGAGTTCGACCTGGTCGTTCGCGAGATCGACCTGTTCGGAAACGACCTGCTGCAGGCCCTGGATAACGTCCGGCTGCTCACCCCGAGCGACGACTTCCGCCGGTTCCTCGACGACCTGCTGGGCGTCCTCGATTCCGGCGGCGACCTCGAGACGTTCTTCGAGGAGGAGTCCGAGGAGACGCTCGACGACGCGCTCGAGGAACAGGCGTCGTTCATCGAGACGCTCGGCGTGCTCAGCGAGGTGTTCGTCGTCGCGTTCGTCGCGGCTCCGCTCTTCCTGATCGTCGTGTTGATGGTCGTGAGCTTCCTCGGCGCGGAGACGGTCGGCCTGATCGCGGGGCTCGTCTACGTCGTCTTCCCGCTAGCGATGGTCGGATTCCTGCTCACCGTCGACCTGCTCTCGCGGCCCTACCAGGAGCCGACGGCCAGCCTCGCCGTCGAAGACGAACGGACGATCCGGACCGAGCGAGTCGAGGACGATCCTCGTTTTCCCGCTTACCGGCAGTCCAGACGAGAGACCGGCCTTCGAGCGTTCCTCTCGGATCCGTTTCGGGCGATCAGACGCCGCCCCGTCCTCTCGCTGGGGCTGACGATACCGGCCGCGATCGCCGTCGTCGGAGTCGGAGTCTGGGTCGGGCTCGTCGAGCCGACCGTCGCCGGGTTTCTCACGACGCCGCTCCGAACGACCGTCGGGCTCGTCGTCCTCCCGCTGGTAACCGCGACCGCGCCGCTGCTGCTCCTCCACGAACGTGAACGCCGGCGGACGAACGTCATCACCGAGCGGTTCCCGGACGTGCTGAGCATCCTCGCCAGCGCGAACCAGATGGGCGTCGACGTGGTCGACGCCTTCGACCTCGTCACGCGGTGGGCGAGCGGGACGCTCGCGGAGGAGCTCCGCCGGGTTCGTAACGACGTGGCCTGGAACCACGACCTGACACAGGCGCTGCTCGGATTCGCCGACCGGCTGAACGTTCCCCAACTCACTCGGACGATGACGCTGGTCGCGGAGGGGAGCCGCTCGAGCGGCGATCTCCACGGCCTGCTCGAGATCGCGGCGAGGAACACTCGAGCGCAGGCGAAACTCGCCCGGCAGCGCCGGCGCGAAGTCGGCTCCTACGTCGCCATCGTCGTGATCGGCTTCCTCGTCTATCTGCTGGTCATCGTCATGGTCAGCGCGAGCTATCTCGCGCCGATCGCCGAAATAGCGGCCGAATCCGGGACGACGGCGGCCGAGGGACCGGTCTCGCTGGGTGCGATCCCCGTCGAGACCTACGAACTTCTCTTCCTTCACTCGGCGCTGATTCAGGGGTTCGGAAGCGGACTGATCGCCGGTAAACTGGCCGAGAACGACGTCCTCAGCGGCCTCAAATACGGACTGGGGCTCGTCGTTCTCACCGTCGTCGCGTTCTTTTTCCTGGTGTAA
- a CDS encoding type II/IV secretion system ATPase subunit yields the protein MSDRNQSDERDDNRGRLPSSPPSDVGPASETETDVDSVVARTDTGTTADDKTTAGDDGETEQASAIAPADPRSKRQVIDAVLTDVTAFFDERFDDATDEAFPGRPSDAFIEGEFFDFTYLDDYEEVERYWVNRPYAYVTVLYDDATNTNRYHVVEPDLDEFEEYVREDLIRSLRSDLMYKEFDGEVNRAAAFDEEVPRVMREHAATVGDGSLQQLLYYLRRDFVNYGKIDPIMRDRAVEDISCDGAAKPVFVYHHGYRDLRTNLAFGDERLSAYVVRLAQRAGKHLSVADPLVDASLPDGSRVQLTLGGEVTTGGANFTVRKFAEVPFTPVDLVNWGTFSLEQMAYLWLAVENNASLMFAGGTGSGKTTSLNAVSMFVPPESKVVSIEDTPELTLPHDNWIQSVTRDGVTAGGRGSVGMFDLLQAALRQRPEYLVVGEIRTESDVALTFFQSIATGHTAYTTFHADSVRGLLSRLRNEPLNVPTQMIGNLDIVSIQQQTTQNGKRVRRNRRLVEFSHGDPDGDADEIAPHEVFRYDPHADRFEQTSGSTVLGAIADERGWTPGHIERELDRREAVLRYLLEAEITDYESVARVIQGFIRDPEYILEEVRAGDLDPDEIAMTEADD from the coding sequence ATGTCGGACCGCAATCAGTCGGACGAACGCGACGACAATCGGGGACGGCTCCCCTCGAGTCCCCCGAGCGACGTCGGCCCGGCGTCCGAGACGGAGACCGACGTCGACTCCGTCGTCGCTCGGACCGATACCGGGACGACGGCGGACGACAAGACGACTGCGGGCGACGACGGAGAGACTGAGCAGGCGTCGGCTATCGCACCCGCCGACCCGCGGTCGAAGCGGCAGGTCATCGACGCAGTGCTCACGGACGTGACGGCGTTTTTCGACGAGCGCTTCGACGACGCCACCGATGAGGCGTTCCCCGGTCGCCCGTCCGACGCGTTCATCGAGGGGGAGTTCTTCGATTTCACTTACCTCGACGACTACGAGGAAGTCGAGCGCTACTGGGTGAACAGGCCGTACGCGTACGTGACGGTACTGTACGACGACGCGACCAACACCAATCGGTATCACGTCGTCGAACCCGATCTCGACGAGTTCGAGGAGTACGTCCGGGAGGACCTGATCCGCTCGCTCCGGAGCGACCTGATGTACAAGGAGTTCGACGGCGAGGTAAATCGGGCGGCCGCCTTCGACGAGGAAGTGCCGAGAGTCATGCGCGAACACGCCGCCACCGTCGGCGACGGCTCCCTGCAGCAACTCCTCTACTACCTCCGCCGGGACTTCGTGAACTACGGGAAGATCGATCCCATCATGCGCGATCGAGCCGTCGAGGACATCTCCTGTGACGGCGCGGCCAAACCCGTCTTCGTCTACCACCACGGCTACCGCGACCTCCGGACGAACCTCGCGTTCGGCGACGAGCGGCTGAGCGCCTACGTCGTGCGCCTCGCCCAGCGGGCCGGCAAACATCTCTCGGTCGCCGACCCGCTGGTCGACGCCTCCTTACCCGACGGCTCGCGGGTCCAGCTCACCCTCGGCGGCGAGGTGACGACCGGCGGCGCGAACTTCACCGTCCGGAAGTTCGCCGAGGTACCGTTCACGCCCGTCGACCTCGTCAACTGGGGGACGTTCTCGCTCGAGCAGATGGCCTACCTCTGGCTGGCCGTCGAGAACAACGCCTCGCTCATGTTCGCGGGCGGCACCGGCTCGGGGAAGACGACCAGCCTCAACGCGGTCTCGATGTTCGTCCCGCCCGAGAGCAAGGTCGTCTCCATCGAGGACACGCCGGAGCTCACGCTCCCCCACGACAACTGGATTCAGAGCGTTACCAGAGACGGCGTCACCGCGGGCGGGCGCGGCTCCGTCGGGATGTTCGACCTGCTGCAGGCCGCCCTGCGCCAGCGACCGGAGTACCTCGTCGTCGGCGAGATCCGCACCGAAAGCGACGTCGCACTCACCTTCTTCCAGTCGATCGCCACCGGCCACACGGCGTACACGACGTTTCACGCCGACTCCGTCCGCGGGCTGTTGAGTCGACTCCGGAACGAGCCGTTGAACGTCCCGACGCAGATGATCGGCAACCTCGATATCGTCTCGATCCAGCAGCAGACAACCCAGAACGGCAAGCGCGTCCGGCGGAATCGACGGCTCGTGGAGTTCAGCCACGGCGATCCGGACGGGGACGCCGACGAGATCGCCCCGCACGAGGTGTTTCGGTACGATCCCCACGCCGATCGGTTCGAACAGACCTCGGGATCGACGGTCCTCGGCGCCATCGCCGACGAACGGGGCTGGACGCCCGGGCACATCGAGCGGGAACTCGATCGACGGGAAGCGGTCCTGCGATACCTCCTCGAGGCCGAAATAACCGATTACGAGAGCGTCGCGCGGGTTATCCAGGGGTTCATCCGCGATCCGGAGTACATCCTCGAGGAGGTCCGCGCCGGCGACCTCGACCCCGACGAGATCGCGATGACGGAGGCCGACGACTGA
- the surE gene encoding 5'/3'-nucleotidase SurE, protein MELDSDPHILLTNDDGIDAPGIRALHDALSAVGTVTVIAPDRNRSAVGRSLSYGRTRSSRDDDDFSLDLETDSFTSPVPHTEHELGYAVDGTPCDCAIVGTKGLEPRPDIVVSGCNSGANLGAYVFSRSGTVSAAMEAAFLETPSIAVSMDTLGYDRDLEPGDFERAGEITADLVAGAAGTGLFDRVDYLNVNVPRPDREPNGFELTRPTEVYEMDAAFENGAFQLTNRLWQQMANRDIPDAEDTDRHALLEERVSISPLRVPYEVVDTEPVRNVFDEIL, encoded by the coding sequence ATGGAACTGGACTCGGACCCCCACATCCTCCTGACGAACGACGACGGGATCGACGCGCCCGGCATTCGGGCACTGCACGACGCGCTCTCGGCGGTCGGGACGGTCACCGTCATCGCGCCCGATCGAAACCGGAGCGCTGTCGGCCGATCGCTCTCCTACGGCCGGACGAGGTCGTCGCGCGACGATGACGACTTTTCGCTGGATCTGGAGACGGACTCGTTCACCTCGCCGGTCCCCCACACCGAACACGAACTCGGCTACGCCGTCGACGGTACCCCCTGTGACTGCGCCATCGTCGGCACGAAAGGCCTCGAGCCCCGACCCGACATCGTCGTCTCGGGCTGTAACTCGGGCGCGAACCTCGGAGCCTACGTCTTCTCCCGATCGGGGACGGTCAGCGCCGCGATGGAAGCGGCGTTTCTCGAGACGCCGTCGATCGCCGTCTCGATGGACACCCTCGGCTACGATCGGGACCTCGAGCCGGGGGATTTCGAGCGAGCGGGCGAGATCACCGCCGATCTCGTCGCCGGTGCCGCCGGGACCGGACTGTTCGACCGCGTCGACTACCTGAACGTCAACGTCCCCCGGCCGGATCGCGAGCCGAACGGGTTCGAACTGACCCGACCGACCGAAGTCTACGAGATGGACGCCGCGTTCGAAAACGGCGCGTTTCAGTTGACTAACCGGCTCTGGCAGCAGATGGCGAACCGGGACATTCCCGACGCCGAGGACACCGATCGTCACGCCCTGCTCGAGGAACGGGTGTCGATTTCTCCACTTCGGGTCCCCTACGAGGTCGTGGATACGGAACCGGTCCGTAACGTCTTCGACGAAATTCTGTAA